Proteins found in one Paenibacillus borealis genomic segment:
- a CDS encoding GNAT family N-acetyltransferase, with the protein MILDTNLKNTRAQHVYEKLGFRKIEVRTDAWTDQLGEWQSFIDYELTQAEWRADWLHD; encoded by the coding sequence ATTATCCTCGATACCAATCTTAAGAACACCAGAGCACAGCATGTATATGAGAAACTCGGCTTCCGGAAAATTGAAGTGCGAACGGATGCGTGGACAGATCAGCTTGGAGAATGGCAGAGTTTTATCGATTATGAGTTGACCCAAGCGGAATGGAGAGCAGACTGGCTACATGACTGA